From the Saccharomonospora marina XMU15 genome, the window TCACCAACCGCACCTCGGACGCGCCCCGAGACGTCGACGTCGTGTTGATCCCGGACGAATGGGGCGCGTTGAAGCGCCTCGACGGCGCGGCCAGGGCGAGGTTGTACGGCATGTTGACGCTGCGCGGTGTGATCGCCGAGCAGCCGGTGATGTACCTGGAGCAGGTACAACCCGTCAGTGGCCTGCTCGACGGCTTCCTGTGCCACCCGGGCGACGAGGACGAGTGGGCAGCGATCTGGGCGAGGGGCCCAGTGCCGGGGACGGCGAAGGGCTTCGCGGAGGTGACCTGGTGAACCTGCGGAAGGTGGCCGAGAACATCCCTGGTGGCACCTGGCTCGACGATCTCGCGCGTGCCTCGGCGCTGGCCGCCCACGCCAAGTTCGAGCGCACCTGCCGCTCGCCGCTGCTACGAGTGTCGCTGCTCGAGTCGACGAGGCTGGACGCGTACACCTTCTCCGACATCAGCAAGTCGTTGCAGGACGCCACCGCCAAGATCGGGCATATCGTGCGAAACCCGCAGGGCGAGATCACTTACGTACAGCCGGCCGACCGCGAGAAGGCGCCCCTCATCCAGCGCGGGCTGGCGGGCAACGCGATGTTCTTCGGATTCCCCGAGACGAGCGCGCCGGACGCGCTCATCAACGACGGGATCGAGACCCTGTCGGAACGCGCGGTGAAGGAACTGTGCGACTTCCTGCCCGTCAACGGCTCCGACGACGGGGCGCTGGACGCGGTGCTGTTGCAGCGCGACACCGTGCGAAACGCGGTGAGCGACATCGTGAACGCCGTGATGAAGACGTCCAGTATCGGGCTGTCTCTCACCCCCACCTACGGCGAAGAGATCACCAGGAGCATGACCACCGAGCAGGCGAAGGTGCTGCAAAGCAGCCTGCGGGAGTCTCGCGAGGACGTCGGCTACGAGACGGTGACAGGGCGGCTCGACGGGGTTCGCACCAGGCGGCGGATCTTCTACCTGGAGCGCGACACCGGCAGCACCATCCAGGGAGCCGTCGCCCCTGATCTGCTCGACGAGATCAAGCTCAACCTGGACCGGCCTGTGACGGCACGGCTACGCGTGGTCCGCACGACGACTATCGACGGCAGGCGCGGGAAGCCGGTGTACGAGCTGCTGGAGATCCACTCCGAGTCCAGCCTCTTCGACTGAGACCGGCAGGCGGGCGCGCGAATACGGCCCCGTGCCACCAGTCCCGATCTGGCAGCGCGGGGCCGTACTCGCGAAAACTACGTCGCTGCCACGCCTGGCCCGAGCCTCACCCCGAGCAAGGAGTTACCCGCGCCAGCACCGGCAACGACTACCCACCCGAACTTGTTCGAGCAAGTGGCGACACGGTAACAGATCGCGTCAGGGCGGTTACAACCACCCCTTCGCGATCTGATACCAGTCGCTCACTCACCACGTCAGCGAGTCAGCGGGGTGAAGTCCCTGCTGCCGATGAACGTCGGCCTGGGCTTGCTGGCCGCGAACGGCTCCACCAGCGTGTTCTCCACGCTGTTGAACACAAGGAAGATGTTCGAACGCGGGTACGGGGTGATGTTGTTGCCCGACCCGTGCATGATGTTGGAGTCGAAGAACAGCGCCGAGCCCGCCGGGCCGGTGAACTGGTCGATACCGTGCTCGGCCGCCAGCTTGGTGATGTCGTTCTCGCTCGGAACGCCGATCTCCTGCTCCTTCAGCGACGCCTTGTAGTGATCGTCGGGCGTCTCGCCGATGCACTGTACGAACGTGCGCT encodes:
- a CDS encoding DUF6932 family protein, with product MPLPHWTPEHVLPPGRHPADLSDLYERFVWDAPHRNEREIIFSALSGYLGVVCRLIPSGRAWIGGELTNRTSDAPRDVDVVLIPDEWGALKRLDGAARARLYGMLTLRGVIAEQPVMYLEQVQPVSGLLDGFLCHPGDEDEWAAIWARGPVPGTAKGFAEVTW